A window of the Planococcus citri chromosome 4, ihPlaCitr1.1, whole genome shotgun sequence genome harbors these coding sequences:
- the LOC135845410 gene encoding uncharacterized protein LOC135845410 isoform X2, with protein MNDDQTPSNDTLIFYLHAGKLVDMAAVSLLAALKHHKITQIHRGNKEINILCYETDLISVTFPESITDMLHVLSDRMDKPIAKWWKYHWERVFFRNMPSNDMIALFDQLVWLHDGSISFEQTARKLLDSDKLTNVQKFQIACTYCFIDDVNRLKQSLSPDEIHLATGSFCTDVDPFLVYWCCKIRHMTGNCYLTSTNINFFAELIKPICRKYYNHWPVLEYFWKQSVNEEEFVEKAERIINYVPDGPSVELIWHLLPKLTSSQLDSIIHKFGDTITLCFAKEPNYVEYTMLTWKRVVNLIDDHSLNRVLRSVTDMEADQDYVDSLLREMWLYMSEKQKKFIANQQDFDYVVQWIIDCESNSANYQLIFEIFLLWDSERRRQQWEANWTNLVIGQMEHKNKIEEIMKMIFDNNENIAAFKRTVMTDYNSIKTVCESLLSCGHVQEIQNYLNFCTEDLDVIRNLKKQIITSIPKNGMFYFLCDCCDNKDVHTKFEYFLRDIFAVDEIENFQKDVLMSSLEEMEEMLRSGCVYELIQCVEKYISNEEDLYTIKLHLIKYSRDHHIAINIKMADWVHFSSWCYEGNSSLTKRFKSSLQPTEAEVSVNVEMEQHSLYESFCSSFLSSE; from the coding sequence atgaacgACGACCAGACTCCATCCAATGATACATTGATTTTCTACCTTCATGCCGGTAAGCTAGTCGATATGGCTGCGGTCTCTTTGTTGGCTGCATTGAAGCATCATAAAATAACGCAGATCCATCGTGGAAACAAAGAAATCAATATTTTATGTTATGAAACGGATCTAATCAGCGTGACTTTTCCTGAATCTATTACTGACATGCTGCATGTATTGTCTGATCGTATGGACAAACCTATAGCTAAGTGGTGGAAATACCACTGGGAGCGAGTGTTCTTTCGTAATATGCCGTCGAATGATATGATTGCATTGTTTGACCAGTTGGTATGGCTTCACGATGGCTCAATAAGCTTCGAACAAACGGCCAGAAAGTTGTTGGATAGCGATAAATTGACAAATGTGCAGAAGTTTCAAATTGCTTGCACGTATTGTTTCATCGATGACGTGAATCGTTTGAAACAGTCATTGTCGCCCGACGAGATACATCTCGCCACCGGATCATTTTGTACGGATGTTGATCCATTCTTGGTGTACTGGTGCTGTAAAATACGACATATGACGGGTAATTGTTATCTGACGAGCACGAACATTAATTTCTTTGCCGAGTTGATAAAACCTATCTGTAGAAAATACTATAACCACTGGCCAGTCctggagtatttttggaaacagtCAGTTAATGAAGAAGAGTTTGTGGAGAAAGCTGAACGAATTATTAATTATGTCCCTGACGGTCCATCGGTCGAGCTGATCTGGCACCTTCTTCCAAAATTGACTAGCTCACAACTCGATTCGATAATACACAAGTTTGGTGACACAATTACGCTCTGTTTCGCCAAAGAGCCCAACTACGTCGAATATACAATGTTGACCTGGAAACGTGTGGTGAATTTAATCGATGATCATTCTCTTAATCGAGTTCTACGTTCCGTGACAGACATGGAGGCAGATCAAGATTATGTTGATAGTCTATTACGCGAAATGTGGCTCTACATGTccgaaaaacagaaaaagttCATCGCCAACCAACAAGATTTCGATTATGTGGTACAGTGGATCATTGATTGTGAATCGAATTCGGCAAATTATCAGCTaattttcgagatatttttgctTTGGGATTCTGAACGTAGGCGTCAACAATGGGAAGCTAATTGGACTAATTTAGTTATTGGTCAAATGgaacataaaaacaaaatcgaagAGATAATGAAGATGATCTTtgataataatgaaaatatcgctGCTTTCAAACGCACTGTCATGACCGATTATAATTCAATCAAAACAGTTTGTGAAAGCCTATTGAGTTGTGGACATGTCCAGGAGATACAAAACTACTTGAATTTTTGTACAGAAGACCTGGATGTAatccgaaatttgaaaaagcaaatCATTACGTCAATTCCGAAAAACggcatgttttattttctttgcgATTGTTGTGATAACAAGGACGTTCACActaagtttgaatattttttgcgCGACATATTCGCAGttgacgaaattgaaaattttcagaaggaTGTGTTAATGAGTAGTTTGGAAGAAATGGAAGAAATGCTGCGCAGTGGATGCGTTTACGAACTTATACAGTgcgttgaaaaatatatatccAACGAAGAAGATCTGTACACAATAAAGCTACATTTAATCAAATACTCCCGCGACCACCATATTGCCATAAACATCAAAATGGCAGATTGGGTGCATTTTTCATCTTGGTGTTATGAGGGCAACAGCAGTCTTACAAAGCGGTTTAAAAGTTCATTACAACCTACCGAAGCCGAAGTGTCCGTTAATGTAGAGATGGAGCAACATTCTCTTTATGAATCTTTTTGTAGTAGTTTTTTGAGCAGTgagtaa